A window from Fragaria vesca subsp. vesca linkage group LG5, FraVesHawaii_1.0, whole genome shotgun sequence encodes these proteins:
- the LOC101305846 gene encoding protein SPA1-RELATED 2-like — MENAVGREVAVQDQTEGVQLQSKENEHALRLENGHMFDCREMRAPGEEDHSLRIPVGSSCPESSSQECFVNPHDGLGLYPSGSRSGSGGSSRVNTAFIDFGQVRSNDLENKEFPSLDDIMVQKANSDNLVEVVAELTSTPDAGVSGNACGGIRTKMLSKSRSEYYVKNTLKGKGVIFKGPNHGGGPVQSKNLNSTKVTGASRATSDPAQSLDVRIVMPISTDVNVVPRPPALENDEISLREWLRIERPKVNKVVCLYVFKQIANIVNQFHSQGVALQELHPSFFKMLPSNEVKYVGLPIPKEILESSMDKGICHSENSSKKIMSVEHEFVSVGSSAKKQKISQSTRLVKQWPQFPTSSCFQRETRNASHFNINGLRNRSPIMYNAAPQHLTSITEQLEEKWYISPEELNEGSCTVLSNIYSLGVLLFELLAQFDSNSAIVTAMFNLRHRILPPSFLSEYAKEAGFCLWLLHPEPSSRPTTREILQSEVVNGIQEVCEEKVASSVVEDDAELELLSHFLMFMKEKKQKDAFKLMESIRVLEADVEEAERRYCIRKPLIDPDCSNESRLTRNIDQLESAYFSMRRKIQPTEADSTIRIDKELLKTRKNWYMKSEDDENKTPTDQLGAIFDGLCKYDRYSKFEVCGVLRNGDLNSNSNLICSLSFDRDEDYIASAGVSKKIKIYEFNALFNDSVDIHYPSIEMSNESKISCICWNNYIKNYLTSADHEGLVKLWDVSTGQEFARYRGHEQKAWSVDFSQVDPTKLASGSDDGTVKLWSINEKNCTGTIRNRNIANVCCVQFSAHSTNLLGFGSADYNTYCYDLRNIRTPWCVLVGHQKSVSYAKFLDSETLVSASTDNTLKLWDLNKTTASGPSTNACSNTLSGHTNEKNFVGLSVSDGYIACGSETNEVYAYYRSLPMPITSHKFGSIDPITGKETDEINGPFVSSICWRQKSKMVVAANSSGCIKVLQIV; from the exons ATGGAGAATGCAGTGGGTAGGGAGGTGGCCGTGCAGGATCAGACGGAGGGGGTGCAGCTTCAGAGTAAGGAGAATGAGCATGCGTTGAGACTGGAAAATGGCCACATGTTTGACTGCAGGGAGATGCGTGCACCGGGTGAAGAAGATCATTCATTGCGTATACCGGTTGGAAGCAGTTGTCCTGAGAGCTCGAGTCAGGAGTGTTTTGTGAACCCGCATGATGGTTTAGGCTTGTATCCGAGTGGATCAAGGAGCGGGAGTGGTGGGAGTTCACGAGTCAATACTGCATTTATAGATTTTGGTCAGGTAAGATCAAATGATTTGGAGAATAAGGAGTTCCCATCTTTGGATGATATTATGGTTCAAAAGGCAAATAGTGACAATCTGGTTGAAGTTGTGGCAGAATTGACAAGTACTCCAGATGCAGGGGTTTCAGGCAATGCATGTGGAGGTATCCGGACAAAAATGCTTTCTAAATCAAGATCAGAATATTATGTTAAGAATACATTGAAGGGTAAGGGTGTTATTTTCAAAGGTCCAAATCATGGTGGCGGTCCCGTTCAATCTAAGAACCTCAACAGTACAAAGGTTACCGGTGCTTCTAGGGCTACTTCTGATCCAGCACAGAGTTTGGATGTCAGAATTGTTATGCCTATTTCCACTGATGTGAACGTTGTGCCCAGACCGCCAGCCTTGGAAAATGATGAAATCAGTTTAAGAGAATGGCTGAGAATTGAACGTCCTAAAGTGAATAAAGTTGTGTGCCTGTATGTATTCAAACAAATTGCAAATATCGTGAATCAGTTTCACTCTCAAGGTGTTGCTTTGCAAGAATTGCACCCTTCTTTTTTTAAGATGTTGCCTTCAAATGAGGTCAAGTATGTTGGCTTACCAATCCCAAAAGAGATACTAGAAAGTTCTATGGATAAAGGTATCTGTCATTCAGAAAATAGTTCAAAGAAAATAATGTCAGTGGAGCATGAATTTGTTTCTGTTGGTTCAAGTGCAAAGAAGCAAAAGATCAGCCAGAGCACTAGATTGGTTAAGCAATGGCCTCAGTTCCCCACTTCTTCCTGTTTCCAGCGTGAAACTAGGAATGCTAGCCACTTCAACATTAATGGTCTCCGAAATAGATCTCCTATAATGTATAATGCAGCTCCACAACACTTGACTTCAATCACCGAACAGTTGGAAGAAAAGTGGTATATCAGTCCTGAAGAACTCAATGAAGGAAGCTGTACTGTTTTGTCAAATATCTACAGTCTGGGCGTTCTTCTTTTTGAG TTGCTTGCGCAATTTGACTCAAATAGTGCCATTGTCACAGCAATGTTCAATCTTCGTCATAGAATTCTTCCTCCAAGTTTTCTGTCAGAATACGCCAAGGAGGCTGGATTTTGTCTTTGGTTACTTCATCCTGAACCGTCTTCACGTCCAACAACAAG GGAAATTCTACAATCGGAAGTAGTTAATGGAATACAGGAGGTGTGTGAAGAGAAAGTGGCATCTTCTGTGGTCGAAGATGATGCTGAATTGGAACTATTATCTCATTTCCTCATGTTTATGAAAGAAAAGAAGCAGAAGGATGCCTTCAAGTTGATGGAAAGCATCAGGGTTTTAGAAGCAGATGTTGAAGAAGCTGAGAGGAGGTACTGTATAAGAAAACCCTTGATTGATCCCGACTG TTCAAATGAGTCAAGGTTGACGAGGAATATTGATCAGCTTGAGAGTGCTTACTTCTCTATGAGAAGGAAGATTCAGCCTACTGAAGCTGATTCTACTATACGTATAGATAAAGAGTTATTAAAAACTCGCAAAAATTGGTATATGAAATCAGAGGATGATGAAAATAAGACTCCTACGGATCAATTGGGAGCTATCTTTGATGGTTTATGCAAGTATGATCGGTACAGTAAGTTTGAAGTATGTGGAGTACTAAGAAATGGAGATCTCAACAGTAACTCAAATTTGATTTGCTCTTTGAGTTTTGATCGGGATGAGGACTACATCGCTTCTGCCGGGGTTTCAAAGAAAATAAAGATTTATGAGTTTAATGCACTGTTCAATGATTCTGTTGATATTCATTATCCATCGATCGAGATGTCAAATGAATCAAAGATTAGCTGTATTTGCTGGAACAACTACATAAAAAACTATCTCACTTCAGCTGATCATGAAGGTTTAGTGAAG TTGTGGGATGTGAGCACTGGTCAAGAGTTTGCTCGATACAGAGGGCATGAACAAAAAGCTTGGTCTGTTGACTTTTCTCAAGTAGATCCTACAAAATTAGCCAGTGGAAGTGATGATGGTACTGTGAAACTATGGAGCATTAATGAG AAAAACTGTACAGGCACCATCAGAAACAGAAACATTGCAAATGTATGCTGTGTACAGTTCTCTGCTCACTCCACTAATTTGCTGGGCTTCGGGTCTGCGGATTACAACACATATTGCTATGATCTTCGTAATATTAGAACACCCTGGTGTGTATTGGTTGGTCACCAGAAAAGCGTAAGCTATGCCAAATTCTTGGACTCTGAGACCCTTGTTTCTGCATCCACCGACAACACGTTGAAGCTATGGGATCTCAACAAAACCACTGCAAGTGGTCCATCCACCAATGCTTGCAGCAATACCCTCAGTGGGCACACCAATGAGAAG AACTTTGTGGGCTTATCTGTTTCTGATGGTTATATAGCGTGTGGTTCAGAAACAAATGAG GTTTATGCTTATTATAGATCTCTGCCTATGCCAATCACTTCACACAAATTCGGCTCCATTGATCCTATAACCGGAAAGGAGACGGATGAAATTAATGGACCATTTGTTTCGAGCATCTGCTGGAGACAGAAATCAAAAATGGTGGTTGCCGCTAATTCAAGCGGGTGCATAAAAGTGTTGCAGATTGTGTAA
- the LOC101304584 gene encoding uncharacterized protein LOC101304584, with protein MGIMARSNSTAEPDDDADTDTIPSMISKLKTAFLPAEYARAERALLARESNLKREIENLKKENAKLLEANQFRELEMLRVETESKGVILEQRRRIRELERQKLKLEGLVVSEYEGWKGLASKLEGDARRLSCEKGTSGGVVVKLEVEGDEIGGVASSVKDSGIRKFPSEDAGLNDRHYECAPKETEMLCEKSEIQKDTESLSLTGVERKPRVPKRKPASSLSGSDDDDKEGGKFKEDKNLNNEMKQRQKLSLVPDCPFINNHCTEKLDFSGIKVSENQNLPNYEQVNSRVSEEKIVAEQKSQLFLNAPMEVSSDSDSSSCSSSSSDSEDDNLSQLKLTIST; from the exons ATGGGGATTATGGCACGGTCTAATTCCACCGCCGAGCCCGACGACGACGCCGACACCGACACCATCCCATCGATGATCTCGAAGCTCAAGACAGCCTTCCTCCCCGCCGAATACGCACGCGCCGAGCGGGCATTACTCGCCAGAGAATCCAACCTGAAGCGAGAAATCGAGAACCTGAAGAAGGAGAACGCGAAGCTTCTGGAAGCGAACCAATTCAGAGAGCTGGAGATGCTGAGAGTGGAGACGGAGTCGAAAGGCGTGATCTTGGAGCAGAGGAGGAGGATCAGGGAGCTGGAGAGGCAGAAATTGAAGCTGGAGGGGTTAGTGGTGAGTGAGTACGAGGGTTGGAAGGGTCTGGCTTCGAAGCTGGAGGGAGATGCGAGGAGATTGAGCTGCGAGAAGGGGACGAGTGGTGGTGTGGTGGTGAAATTGGAGGTTGAGGGTGATGAGATTGGAGGCGTGGCGTCGAGTGTGAAAGATTCAG GTATTCGCAAATTTCCATCTGAAGATGCTGGTTTAAATGATAGACATTATGAGTGTGCTCCCAAGGAAACCGAGATGCTGTGTGAGAAGTCTGAAATACAGAAGGACACTGAATCTTTGAGTTTGACTGGTGTAGAAAGGAAGCCAAGGGTTCCTAAGAGAAAACCAGCTTCATCTTTAAGTGGTAGTGATGATGACGACAAAGAGGGTGGCAAGTTTAAGGAAGATAAAAATTTAAACAATGAGATGAAGCAACGCCAAAAGTTGAGCCTTGTGCCTGATTGTCCTTTTATCAACAATCATTGCACAGAAAAACTTGACTTTTCTGGTATTAAGGTCTCTGAAAACCAAAATTTACCAAATTATGAGCAAGTGAACTCAAGGGTATCTGAAGAGAAAATTGTGGCAGAACAGAAATCACAACTTTTTCTTAATGCTCCTATGGAAGTGAGTAGTGATTCTGATAGTTCTAGCTGCAGCTCAAGTTCCTCTGACTCTGAAGATGACAATCTATCTCAACTGAAGTTGACTATCTCAACTTGA
- the LOC101306427 gene encoding uncharacterized protein LOC101306427: MLKIQNEVTLLKEERRLLEGKHKSEYKALEQKHQYDLLEMLKVENELKVCKDALVELKQEQKLLEEKHKNDYKALEQKYQSHLLEVENELKHCKAELKGLKEEKNISNEKYEKLLEEVNEHRKDEDELGNFESQKNKEDAISRVRKIMNAKLLALQNMAKISKNNGVTDGSRNQNCIEIPKHVIDVEDLCDSVPPNVSPRRNAVGNSGTSKSSYVEAILLSDSDDDCAPEEPESFGLKRKRTSSLNASDNNYCGHHLEEESFPTAENKLRRMLGRCGFVVSDYRRQNNPSSCDHEISKQRSSIESPAKVNGESDSSSASIFSSDDSDDDGDINLVSTLMSITNRP; the protein is encoded by the exons ATGCTCAAAATTCAGAATGAGGTTACGCTGTTGAAAGAAGAGCGTAGGCTACTGGAGGGAAAACACAAGAGCGAGTACAAGGCTCTTGAGCAAAAACACCAATATGACCTTTTGGAAATGCTCAAAGTTGAGAATGAGCTCAAGGTGTGCAAGGATGCTCTTGTTGAGTTGAAGCAGGAACAAAAGCTGCTTGAGGAAAAACACAAGAACGACTATAAAGCACTTGAGCAAAAATACCAATCTCACCTTCTGGAAGTTGAGAATGAGTTGAAGCACTGCAAGGCCGAGCTCAAGGGATTAAAGGAAGAGAAAAATATCTCAAATGAGAAGTATGAGAAGCTTCTGGAGGAGGTGAATGAACACAGGAAAGATGAGGATGAATTGGGCAATTTCGAGTCCCAAAAGAACAAGGAGGACGCAATCTCTCGGGTAAGGAAGATTATGAATGCAAAGCTTCTTGCATTACAAAACATGGCTAAGATAAGCAAAAATAATGGAGTGACTGATGGTAGTAGAAATCAGAATTGTATTGAAATCCCCAAGCATGTCATAGATGTAGAGGATTTGTGTGATTCTGTGCCACCGAATGTTTCTCCTAGACGAAATGCTGTTGGAAATTCAG GTACTTCTAAATCTTCATATGTGGAGGCCATTCTTCTAAGTGATAGCGATGATGATTGTGCTCCTGAGGAACCGGAATCTTTTGGGCTCAAAAGAAAACGAACTTCATCTCTAAATGCTAGTGATAATAACTATTGTGGTCACCATCTTGAAGAAGAGAGTTTTCCAACTGCTGAGAATAAACTACGTCGGATGCTGGGCCGCTGTGGCTTTGTGGTTAGTGACTATCGAAGACAAAATAACCCATCAAGTTGTGACCACGAGATCTCAAAACAGAGGTCATCTATTGAGTCTCCTGCAAAGGTGAATGGCGAGTCTGATTCCAGTTCTGCAAGTATTTTCAGTTCTGATGATTCTGATGATGATGGTGACATCAATCTTGTATCAACACTAATGTCCATAACAAACCGACCATGA
- the LOC101306720 gene encoding uncharacterized protein LOC101306720 has protein sequence MEGERAEKKRPLAIDPPEVLRVKKTKPADEPPIRAAMGGGDELPDEKLERVSNKDLDDLIGRQREHVKLLAPLLPDKGEKLRGRLKKLEDEQRRRIEHPERDHHPPPIPVSNPKPTAAIQPYRS, from the exons ATGGAGGGAGAGAGAGCCGAGAAGAAGAGGCCGCTTGCTATTGACCCGCCGGAGGTACTCAGAGTGAAGAAGACCAAGCCCGCCGACGAGCCACCAATACGGGCGGCGATGGGCGGCGGCGATGAGCTGCCAGATGAGAAACTTGAGAGGGTGAGCAATAAGGACCTGGATGATTTGATTGGGCGGCAAAGAGAACATGTGAAGCTGTTGGCTCCACTATTGCCAGACAAAGGCGAAAAGCTGAGGGGTCGTTTGAAGAAACTGGAGGATGAGCAGCGGAGGAGGATTGAACACCCAGAGAGG GACCACCACCCGCCTCCGATTCCGGTATCCAACCCGAAACCGACGGCAGCAATCCAACCATACCGGAGCTAA